The proteins below come from a single Candidatus Binataceae bacterium genomic window:
- the alaC gene encoding alanine transaminase translates to MEFPRINRLPPYVFNIITDLCHTARQAGDDIIDFGMGNPDGATPPHIVAKMVEAATKPANHRYSVSRGVFKLRLAITNWYRRRYGVELDPDSEAIVTIGSKEGIAHLALALLDRGDVVLAPSPTYPIHQYACVIAGAEVHGIPMRQGADFFVEMMAVVKRCWPRPKFMVLNFPHNPTTTVVDLKFMRDVVDFARENDILVAHDMAYADLCFDGYKAPSFLQIPGAKEVGVEFFTLSKSYNMPGWRIGFAVGNREMIAALARLKSYFDYGTFTPLQVAGIAALNGPDDCVNEIVQTYQSRRDVLVDGLVRAGWPVAKPRATMFVWAPIPEPFAAMGSLEFCKFLLAQAKVAVSPGIGFGQDGDGFVRFALIENEHRIRQAMRGIRYALQHPGFSPAKLAGGRG, encoded by the coding sequence ATGGAATTTCCGCGAATAAATCGACTGCCGCCGTACGTTTTCAACATTATTACCGACCTGTGCCACACGGCGCGGCAGGCTGGTGATGATATTATCGACTTTGGGATGGGCAATCCCGACGGCGCCACCCCGCCCCATATCGTGGCCAAGATGGTGGAGGCAGCTACCAAGCCGGCTAACCATCGCTATTCGGTCTCGCGCGGGGTCTTCAAATTGCGTCTGGCGATTACCAACTGGTACCGGCGGCGCTATGGGGTTGAGTTGGACCCCGATAGCGAGGCGATCGTGACCATCGGCTCCAAGGAGGGGATCGCCCATCTGGCGCTGGCTCTGCTCGATCGTGGCGACGTGGTTTTGGCGCCCAGCCCAACCTATCCCATCCATCAATACGCCTGCGTGATCGCAGGGGCGGAAGTGCACGGGATTCCGATGCGCCAGGGAGCGGATTTTTTCGTGGAAATGATGGCGGTGGTAAAGCGCTGCTGGCCGCGACCCAAATTCATGGTGCTCAATTTCCCCCACAATCCCACCACCACCGTGGTGGATCTGAAGTTCATGCGGGACGTGGTCGATTTCGCGCGCGAAAACGATATCCTGGTGGCCCACGACATGGCCTACGCCGATCTGTGCTTTGACGGCTACAAGGCGCCTTCATTTCTGCAGATTCCCGGCGCCAAGGAGGTTGGGGTGGAATTTTTCACCCTCTCCAAAAGCTACAACATGCCGGGTTGGCGAATCGGTTTCGCGGTGGGTAATCGTGAGATGATTGCGGCGCTGGCGCGACTCAAATCCTACTTCGACTACGGCACCTTTACACCTCTGCAGGTGGCGGGCATCGCTGCCCTCAACGGACCCGATGATTGTGTAAACGAGATTGTCCAGACCTATCAAAGCCGCCGCGACGTTCTGGTCGATGGCTTGGTACGGGCGGGTTGGCCAGTTGCCAAGCCGCGCGCCACCATGTTCGTTTGGGCCCCCATCCCCGAGCCCTTCGCTGCGATGGGTTCGCTGGAGTTTTGCAAATTCTTGCTGGCGCAGGCCAAGGTCGCGGTCTCGCCTGGCATCGGCTTTGGCCAGGACGGCGATGGCTTCGTGCGCTTCGCCCTGATTGAAAACGAACACCGCATTCGCCAAGCCATGCGCGGCATTCGCTATGCTTTGCAGCACCCTGGCTTCAGTCCCGCCAAGCTAGCCGGGGGCCGCGGCTAA